Proteins from a single region of Cytophagaceae bacterium:
- a CDS encoding carboxypeptidase regulatory-like domain-containing protein gives MVKLLDGAGQPAKDADGNVVASTTTDATGKYQFSNLKPGVQYVVEFTKPSGYEPTAQDKGGDDTKDSDANTTTGKSQTVVLESGENNPTIDAGYFKPATIGDFVFEDKNGNGIQDPTEPGIAGVTVKLNGSDGQGNPVTLTTTTDATGKYEFTNVKPGTYTVTFTKPADYTTTDPNQGTDDTKDSDADKTTGTTQSVTVVSGEENKTLDAGYFKPAKLGDYVEDKNYNGVQDSGESPIQGVVVKLLDGAGQPAKDADGNVVASTTTDATGKYQFSNLKPGVQYVVEFTKPSGYEPTAQDKGGDDTKDSDANTTTGKSQTVVLE, from the coding sequence GTGGTTAAATTGCTGGATGGAGCGGGTCAGCCTGCGAAAGATGCAGACGGCAATGTAGTAGCCAGTACGACGACCGATGCTACGGGTAAATATCAGTTCAGTAACCTGAAACCGGGAGTACAATATGTGGTAGAATTCACCAAACCATCGGGTTATGAGCCAACCGCTCAGGACAAAGGTGGGGATGATACCAAAGACAGTGATGCCAATACGACTACGGGTAAATCACAGACAGTGGTATTGGAATCAGGAGAGAACAATCCAACGATAGATGCGGGATACTTCAAACCAGCGACTATAGGAGACTTCGTATTTGAAGATAAGAATGGAAATGGAATTCAGGATCCAACCGAGCCTGGTATTGCAGGAGTAACCGTGAAGTTGAACGGCAGTGACGGACAGGGCAACCCTGTTACGTTGACAACGACGACAGATGCGACAGGTAAATATGAATTCACGAATGTGAAACCTGGTACCTATACAGTTACGTTCACCAAACCTGCAGATTATACAACGACGGATCCAAATCAGGGCACTGACGATACCAAAGACAGTGATGCTGACAAGACCACAGGCACGACCCAGAGCGTGACAGTAGTATCCGGAGAAGAGAACAAGACGCTTGATGCGGGATACTTCAAACCTGCTAAATTGGGCGACTATGTGGAAGATAAGAACTACAATGGCGTACAGGATTCAGGCGAGAGCCCGATACAGGGAGTAGTGGTTAAATTGCTGGATGGAGCGGGTCAGCCTGCGAAAGATGCAGACGGCAATGTAGTAGCCAGTACGACGACCGATGCTACGGGTAAATATCAGTTCAGTAACCTGAAACCGGGAGTACAATATGTGGTAGAATTCACCAAACCATCGGGTTATGAGCCAACCGCTCAGGACAAAGGTGGGGATGATACCAAAGACAGTGATGCCAATACTACTACAGGCAAATCACAGACAGTGGTATTGGAATAA